The Celeribacter marinus genome window below encodes:
- a CDS encoding ABC transporter ATP-binding protein: MAEAVIDAQNVDLTFETNDGPIQALKGVNLEINKGDFVSFIGPSGCGKTTFLRCIAGLETPTGGALSVNGMTPEEARRARAYGYVFQAAGLYPWRTIAGNVKLPLEIMGYSKSDQAEHVRKVLELVDLVGFDKKFPWQLSGGMQQRASIARALAFDADILLMDEPFGALDEIVRDHLNEQLLALWARTEKTIGFVTHSIPEAVYLSTKIVVMSPRPGRITDVIENPLPKERPLDIRDSKEFIEIAHRVREGLRAGHEQ; this comes from the coding sequence TGGCTGAGGCAGTGATCGACGCGCAAAATGTGGACCTGACATTTGAGACAAATGACGGACCTATTCAGGCGCTAAAAGGTGTCAATCTCGAGATTAACAAGGGTGATTTTGTCTCCTTCATCGGGCCATCCGGTTGTGGGAAAACCACATTTCTACGCTGTATCGCGGGGTTGGAGACGCCCACAGGTGGGGCGCTCTCGGTCAATGGCATGACGCCTGAGGAGGCGCGGCGCGCGCGGGCCTATGGCTATGTGTTTCAGGCGGCGGGGCTGTACCCGTGGCGGACAATTGCAGGAAATGTGAAACTTCCACTCGAAATTATGGGCTATTCCAAGTCAGATCAGGCCGAACATGTTCGAAAAGTGCTAGAACTCGTGGACCTTGTAGGGTTCGATAAAAAGTTCCCGTGGCAGCTTTCGGGCGGGATGCAGCAACGCGCCTCCATCGCCCGTGCGCTTGCGTTTGACGCGGATATCTTATTGATGGACGAACCGTTCGGGGCGCTGGACGAGATCGTGCGTGATCACCTCAACGAGCAGCTTTTGGCGCTTTGGGCGCGCACCGAAAAAACCATTGGATTTGTGACCCACTCCATCCCCGAAGCCGTCTATCTGTCGACCAAAATTGTGGTCATGTCGCCGCGACCGGGGCGCATTACGGACGTGATTGAAAACCCGCTGCCCAAGGAACGCCCGCTCGATATTCGCGACAGCAAAGAGTTCATCGAGATTGCGCACCGCGTGCGCGAGGGGTTGCGTGCGGGGCATGAGCAATGA
- a CDS encoding ABC transporter permease, which translates to MKHIRPVLTVVAVLLIVWYAAAIKMNATWTYDQAARAGTTPSFSEVVSDTMQQARPLLPVPHQVAAELWKTTALKKITSKRSMVYQGIITLKTTLWGFGLGIVVGVSLAAIIVLSRIGRLSLMPWAIISQTVPIVALAPMIVVLSNAIGAGSLLVPKAIIAAYLSFFPVMVSMVKGLSSPDHMQLDLLRTYGAKPTAVFWKLRVPASMPYFFASLKVSVAAAFVGAVVGELSTSAISGLGARMLIGSQFGEPMIMWAALFAAAILAAVLIFTVGAIEKIMRRAMGGRPA; encoded by the coding sequence ATGAAACACATCCGTCCTGTCCTCACTGTCGTCGCCGTTTTGCTCATCGTGTGGTACGCCGCAGCGATCAAAATGAATGCCACATGGACCTATGACCAAGCCGCGCGTGCGGGCACTACCCCCAGCTTTTCCGAGGTGGTCAGCGACACGATGCAGCAGGCCCGCCCGCTCCTGCCCGTCCCGCATCAAGTGGCCGCAGAGTTGTGGAAAACCACCGCGTTGAAAAAGATCACGTCAAAGCGATCAATGGTCTACCAAGGTATAATTACATTAAAAACAACACTTTGGGGCTTTGGCTTGGGCATTGTTGTTGGCGTCTCACTGGCCGCGATCATAGTGTTGAGCCGCATCGGACGGCTAAGTTTGATGCCGTGGGCGATCATCTCGCAAACCGTCCCTATTGTGGCATTGGCCCCGATGATTGTGGTGTTGAGCAACGCGATTGGCGCAGGATCGCTCTTGGTCCCCAAGGCGATCATCGCGGCTTACCTGAGCTTTTTCCCCGTGATGGTTAGTATGGTCAAAGGGCTGTCTAGCCCCGATCATATGCAATTGGATTTGCTGCGCACCTATGGGGCCAAACCCACGGCGGTGTTTTGGAAACTGCGCGTTCCCGCCTCGATGCCGTATTTCTTTGCCTCGCTCAAGGTGAGCGTGGCGGCGGCATTTGTTGGCGCGGTTGTGGGCGAATTGTCGACCAGTGCAATCTCGGGCCTTGGCGCGCGGATGTTGATCGGATCGCAGTTTGGTGAGCCGATGATCATGTGGGCGGCGTTGTTTGCCGCGGCGATTTTGGCCGCAGTTTTGATATTCACAGTGGGCGCGATTGAGAAAATCATGCGCCGCGCCATGGGAGGGCGACCCGCATGA